The Allorhodopirellula heiligendammensis genome includes a window with the following:
- a CDS encoding serine protease produces MKQLTLLLFVLLSVSIPRTGLSTPPTLHRWERAVCIQSPEENKPDSMKLCSAFFVHSAEQLFLVAAGHGSDETNAKSKLVYRDPAGKSQSVSLKSLCSGESDPWQRDPTSDFAIAEIRPDPNGRLHVDNLMTLSVSLQSVCTETQTPTTQIVTAGFPLGFGAKEPISPLAVVGYVASTEIQSKTRWGHEPIVYCSPAIAQGTSGGPAFLFDRSTDDVTVVGIYVGVVTDVSGAKLSKMVPSRLIHDAIANSTPTTKSE; encoded by the coding sequence ATGAAACAACTCACCTTACTGTTATTCGTGTTACTTTCCGTCTCCATTCCACGGACCGGCTTGTCGACTCCACCAACGTTGCATCGTTGGGAACGCGCAGTGTGCATTCAGTCGCCGGAGGAAAACAAACCGGACAGCATGAAACTTTGCTCCGCATTCTTCGTACATTCTGCCGAGCAGTTGTTTCTCGTCGCGGCCGGGCACGGTAGCGACGAAACGAATGCGAAAAGCAAGTTGGTCTATCGTGATCCGGCGGGCAAATCGCAATCGGTATCGCTGAAGTCTCTCTGTTCTGGTGAATCCGACCCGTGGCAACGCGATCCCACATCTGATTTTGCCATCGCGGAAATCCGCCCTGACCCAAACGGAAGGCTCCATGTCGACAACCTGATGACACTCTCTGTATCACTTCAGAGCGTTTGCACTGAGACCCAGACGCCAACCACTCAGATCGTCACCGCTGGTTTTCCACTTGGATTCGGTGCGAAGGAACCCATTTCACCACTTGCGGTCGTCGGCTATGTAGCTTCGACTGAAATTCAAAGCAAGACGCGTTGGGGACATGAGCCGATTGTTTACTGCTCTCCGGCAATTGCGCAAGGGACGAGTGGCGGCCCTGCGTTTCTATTCGATAGATCGACCGATGACGTCACTGTGGTAGGCATCTATGTGGGCGTAGTGACCGACGTTTCCGGTGCGAAGCTCTCCAAGATGGTTCCTTCACGCTTGATTCACGACGCCATTGCGAATTCGACGCCGACAACGAAAAGTGAGTAG
- a CDS encoding DUF1501 domain-containing protein: MNRSSHRHAADLIHASEAQTRLSQLTRRSLFSKSCAGLGMAALASLEGTPGAIAAELTSSVASATKMGAAPSAPNEGLPGLPHHAPAAKRAIYLFMSGAPSQMDMWDHKPAMADWFDKDLPESIRQGQRLTTMTSGQSRFPIAPSIYQFSPYGENGTMASELIPHMAGKVDEISLVKSMYTEAINHDPAITYICTGNQLPGKASLGAWLSYGLGTENADLPAFVVMTASWTGRKQAQALYNRLWGSGYLPSRYQGVALRSSGDPVLYLSNPDGIDSRVRRRMLDTLAELNGETLRRIGDPETDARIAQYEMAFRMQTSVPDLADLSDEPQHVLDLYGPDVLKPGTYANCCLMARRLAERGVRFTQIFHRGWDQHGTLPKDLPNQCRDTDQPSAGLLTDLKQRGLLDDTLVVWGGEFGRTIYCQGELTKTNYGRDHHPKCFSVWLAGAGVRGGVVHGETDEFSYNIVRDGVHIRDLNATILERLGIDHERLTYPFQGLDQKLTGVEQARVVRELLA, translated from the coding sequence ATGAACCGCTCATCCCATCGACATGCAGCCGATCTGATTCACGCGTCGGAGGCCCAAACTCGACTGTCGCAATTGACTCGTCGCTCCCTGTTTTCAAAGTCCTGTGCAGGTTTGGGGATGGCGGCGCTGGCGTCACTCGAAGGCACTCCGGGCGCGATCGCAGCGGAACTGACGTCAAGCGTGGCGTCCGCCACAAAGATGGGTGCGGCCCCATCTGCGCCAAATGAAGGCCTGCCTGGCCTGCCACATCACGCCCCCGCCGCCAAGCGGGCGATTTACCTGTTCATGTCGGGTGCCCCCAGCCAAATGGACATGTGGGATCATAAGCCCGCGATGGCGGACTGGTTCGACAAAGATTTACCCGAGTCGATTCGGCAGGGTCAACGTCTGACCACGATGACGAGTGGCCAGTCACGTTTTCCGATCGCACCGAGTATCTACCAGTTTTCTCCCTATGGCGAAAACGGCACCATGGCGAGCGAGTTAATCCCGCACATGGCTGGCAAAGTCGACGAGATCTCGTTGGTCAAGTCGATGTATACCGAGGCGATCAATCACGACCCTGCGATCACCTACATCTGCACGGGAAATCAATTGCCGGGCAAGGCGTCGCTCGGTGCATGGCTCAGCTACGGTCTCGGTACCGAAAACGCCGACCTACCCGCCTTTGTCGTGATGACTGCGTCGTGGACCGGTCGTAAACAGGCCCAGGCGCTCTACAACCGGTTATGGGGAAGTGGTTATTTGCCGAGCCGATACCAAGGCGTGGCATTGCGCAGCAGCGGCGACCCCGTGCTCTACCTGTCTAACCCCGACGGCATTGACTCCCGCGTCCGCCGCCGCATGCTCGATACGCTCGCCGAACTCAACGGAGAAACGCTTCGCCGGATCGGCGACCCTGAAACGGATGCTCGGATCGCACAGTACGAGATGGCGTTTCGGATGCAAACCAGCGTCCCGGATCTCGCCGATTTAAGCGACGAGCCCCAGCACGTACTCGATCTGTATGGTCCCGATGTTCTAAAGCCGGGCACCTATGCGAACTGTTGCTTGATGGCCCGCCGACTGGCTGAACGCGGCGTGCGTTTCACACAGATCTTTCATCGTGGCTGGGATCAGCATGGAACTCTGCCGAAAGACCTGCCCAATCAGTGTCGGGATACCGATCAGCCATCGGCCGGCTTGCTCACCGATTTAAAACAGCGTGGGCTACTCGATGACACGCTCGTCGTCTGGGGCGGCGAATTCGGGCGGACGATCTACTGCCAGGGTGAACTGACGAAAACTAATTATGGCCGCGACCATCATCCCAAGTGCTTCTCGGTTTGGCTGGCAGGTGCGGGAGTGCGCGGCGGCGTCGTGCACGGGGAAACCGATGAATTCAGCTATAATATTGTCCGTGACGGCGTCCACATCCGCGATCTCAATGCCACGATTCTCGAACGCCTGGGCATCGACCACGAACGCCTGACCTATCCGTTCCAAGGCCTCGATCAAAAACTCACCGGTGTCGAGCAGGCTCGCGTGGTGCGAGAACTGTTGGCTTAG
- a CDS encoding PSD1 and planctomycete cytochrome C domain-containing protein has protein sequence MLPTDSRYLVLIALSLVLLGVSVAAEPANSVPTEILPADGSKVDFSRDIRPLLSDHCFACHGPDENKRESGVRLDTAEGAQSVIDLDDWETSVLLERINSDDPDMLMPPPDYHKPLSDDARSLLSNWVQQGAEFQAHWSFTPPTLRDLPASSGDTSDDPIDCWINAALEKKSLRANGPADRVTLARRVAFDLTGLPPTWSQVQRFIHDTDPDAYEKYVDGLLSSSHYGEHMARYWLDLVRYGDTHGLHLDNYREMWPYRDWVISAFNENKPMDVFITEQLAGDLLPEATLAQQIASGFNRLNVTTNEGGSIYEEVFARNVIDRTDAFGTVFLGLTTGCAVCHDHKFDPISQREFFSLSAFFNSLDGRALDGNTKDHAPVVRVASEEQQQRLDEIATEIAAIDLQQDGLLPDVDAAQKAWESALAGSSNAKSAVLRPRTAQSKSKTETSIIDDTIVHVAGKVAAKETIEIECELPPGQWRMLQLGALTDDQNTRVGASSNGNAVLSEIVLQTRPDDQSEWQAVKIASALASRQQTDGDGFSVEMAVDGAIDADRGWAVAGHQSEGPRTAWFELQSQVDSTPETPTQLRIELHYQSKYAGHMFRDVQLTVYDDVETRLGEAFAAGEVELAEPLKAALAAIAKREPPADNADAQSASEAVREFYRRKYCRSPQWLAIQDLRSGLIKMQSDLQNSLPTTLVWKETTEPREARVLIRGQYDAPGDAVDRGTPAFLPPLRSDDDTDRLALAEWLTADDHPLTARVAVNRFWQQLFGTGLVKTSEDFGSQGTPPSHPELLDMLAIEFRESGWDVKAMMKRLVMTDAYQRDAKSTAEMQAIDPNNRLLARGPRFRLDAEMLRDQMLSVSGLLVDQQGGPSVKPPQPAGLWAAVGYTDSNTATFVADEGDKIYRRSVYTFWKRTSAPAVMTTFDAPSRESCTARRERTNTPLQALLMLNEPQTMAASRRLADQMIETDTTNPKLSLTDLFEKITLRSPTAGELDSLASLLTDLTDLYGESPDQATKLVGSADASLAAWTVLASTLLNLDEVVCK, from the coding sequence ATGTTGCCGACTGATTCGCGGTACTTGGTACTCATCGCCTTGTCGCTGGTGCTATTAGGCGTCAGCGTGGCTGCTGAGCCCGCCAATAGCGTTCCCACCGAGATTCTCCCAGCCGACGGTAGCAAAGTCGATTTCTCTCGAGATATTCGCCCGCTGCTATCTGATCACTGTTTCGCCTGTCACGGGCCGGACGAAAACAAGCGGGAATCCGGAGTGCGGCTCGATACCGCAGAGGGGGCCCAGTCGGTGATTGACTTGGACGACTGGGAGACGAGCGTTCTCCTGGAGCGGATCAACAGCGACGATCCCGACATGCTGATGCCGCCGCCGGACTATCACAAGCCGCTCAGCGACGATGCCAGGTCGTTGCTATCGAACTGGGTTCAACAGGGTGCTGAGTTTCAGGCCCACTGGTCGTTCACCCCCCCCACCCTTCGTGATTTGCCAGCCAGCTCCGGCGACACGAGCGACGACCCCATTGATTGCTGGATCAACGCTGCCCTGGAAAAGAAGTCTCTCCGCGCGAACGGCCCCGCGGATCGCGTGACCCTCGCTCGCCGAGTCGCGTTTGACCTGACTGGTCTGCCACCCACCTGGTCACAAGTGCAACGTTTCATCCACGACACCGATCCTGATGCGTATGAGAAATACGTTGATGGACTGCTGAGCTCGTCGCACTATGGCGAGCACATGGCCCGCTATTGGCTCGATCTGGTGCGGTATGGTGACACCCACGGTTTGCACTTGGACAACTATCGAGAGATGTGGCCCTATCGGGACTGGGTAATCTCTGCGTTCAATGAAAATAAGCCCATGGATGTTTTCATCACCGAGCAGCTTGCCGGTGATTTGCTCCCCGAGGCTACTCTTGCTCAGCAGATTGCCTCTGGATTCAATCGACTCAATGTCACCACCAACGAGGGCGGTTCGATCTACGAGGAGGTATTTGCTCGCAATGTGATCGATCGGACAGACGCGTTCGGCACCGTATTCCTGGGACTGACGACGGGGTGTGCGGTCTGCCACGACCACAAATTCGATCCGATTTCGCAGCGAGAGTTCTTCTCCCTGTCAGCATTTTTCAACTCACTCGACGGCCGCGCCCTCGACGGGAACACGAAAGATCATGCCCCAGTCGTGCGCGTGGCCAGCGAGGAACAGCAGCAGCGACTCGATGAAATTGCCACCGAAATCGCCGCAATCGACCTGCAACAGGATGGCTTGCTGCCGGACGTCGATGCTGCCCAGAAAGCGTGGGAGTCGGCACTGGCGGGAAGCTCGAATGCGAAATCAGCGGTGCTTAGGCCACGCACGGCTCAATCCAAATCGAAAACAGAAACGAGCATCATCGACGATACGATCGTCCATGTCGCTGGCAAGGTTGCCGCCAAGGAGACCATTGAGATTGAGTGCGAGCTTCCGCCCGGCCAGTGGCGGATGCTGCAACTGGGAGCCCTCACAGACGATCAGAACACCCGTGTGGGGGCGTCGTCCAATGGCAATGCAGTACTCAGCGAGATCGTACTGCAGACGCGCCCAGACGATCAATCGGAGTGGCAAGCGGTGAAGATTGCGTCCGCATTGGCGAGTCGCCAACAAACCGATGGTGATGGTTTTTCTGTAGAGATGGCCGTCGACGGTGCAATTGACGCTGATCGTGGTTGGGCGGTGGCCGGTCATCAAAGTGAGGGGCCGCGAACGGCTTGGTTTGAACTGCAATCGCAGGTGGATTCAACGCCAGAGACTCCAACGCAACTTCGCATTGAACTTCATTATCAATCGAAGTACGCAGGCCATATGTTTCGTGACGTGCAGTTGACCGTCTACGACGACGTCGAAACCCGTTTAGGGGAAGCATTTGCTGCCGGAGAGGTTGAGTTGGCGGAACCGCTCAAAGCCGCCTTGGCGGCAATTGCGAAGAGGGAGCCCCCCGCTGACAATGCCGATGCCCAATCCGCTTCCGAGGCCGTGCGAGAGTTCTACCGACGCAAGTATTGCCGTTCGCCGCAGTGGTTAGCAATTCAAGACCTGCGCAGCGGCTTGATCAAGATGCAGAGCGACCTGCAGAACAGCCTTCCAACAACGCTCGTCTGGAAAGAAACCACCGAGCCACGTGAGGCGCGAGTGCTGATACGTGGCCAATACGACGCTCCGGGTGATGCAGTCGACCGTGGCACGCCCGCCTTTTTGCCACCGCTTCGGAGCGACGATGATACCGACCGGTTGGCATTGGCCGAGTGGCTGACGGCGGACGATCACCCGCTGACGGCCCGTGTCGCCGTGAATCGGTTTTGGCAACAGCTGTTCGGCACCGGCTTGGTTAAGACGAGCGAGGATTTTGGCAGTCAGGGCACCCCACCATCCCACCCCGAGCTGCTCGATATGCTGGCGATCGAATTTCGTGAGAGTGGTTGGGACGTCAAAGCGATGATGAAACGATTGGTCATGACGGACGCCTACCAACGTGATGCCAAATCGACCGCGGAGATGCAGGCGATCGATCCCAACAATCGTCTGCTCGCCCGAGGCCCGCGCTTTCGTCTCGACGCCGAGATGCTGCGAGACCAGATGCTCTCCGTGTCCGGCCTGCTCGTCGACCAACAAGGTGGTCCGAGCGTGAAACCTCCTCAGCCTGCTGGGTTGTGGGCAGCAGTGGGATACACCGATTCCAACACGGCGACGTTCGTGGCCGACGAAGGCGACAAAATCTATCGCCGCAGCGTTTACACATTTTGGAAACGTACCAGCGCCCCCGCTGTGATGACGACGTTCGATGCCCCCAGTCGTGAGTCATGTACGGCCCGCCGAGAACGGACCAACACGCCCCTGCAAGCTTTGTTGATGCTCAACGAGCCCCAAACGATGGCTGCCTCGCGGCGGTTAGCCGACCAGATGATAGAAACGGATACCACGAATCCCAAACTGTCGCTGACTGATCTCTTCGAAAAGATAACGCTGCGGTCGCCGACCGCAGGTGAACTCGATTCCCTCGCCAGCCTGTTGACGGATTTGACGGATCTCTATGGCGAGAGCCCCGATCAAGCGACGAAGTTGGTCGGGTCCGCCGACGCGAGCTTGGCCGCTTGGACCGTGCTCGCCAGTACCCTGCTCAACCTAGACGAGGTAGTTTGCAAATGA
- a CDS encoding DinB family protein, whose protein sequence is MGLADQMIPELDAEMARTRNLLEKVPADKMDWCAAEGLHTIAWNANHLVDIIGWTPKIIEQSYFDIAPPDGPAEQVSSESNPSVLLKQFDNNLKAARESLVNCSDDIMAEMWSLKSGGQALFTIPKSECLRTWVLNHAVHHRGILSVYLRMCGVELTPVYDG, encoded by the coding sequence ATGGGCCTGGCCGACCAAATGATTCCTGAATTGGATGCCGAGATGGCAAGAACTCGCAATCTGCTGGAAAAAGTTCCGGCTGACAAAATGGACTGGTGCGCCGCCGAGGGTCTGCACACGATTGCTTGGAATGCCAACCACCTCGTCGATATCATCGGGTGGACTCCCAAAATCATCGAGCAGTCCTATTTTGACATAGCACCACCGGACGGGCCTGCAGAGCAAGTCTCCAGTGAATCCAATCCGAGCGTGCTCCTGAAACAGTTTGACAACAATCTGAAAGCTGCCCGCGAATCACTGGTGAACTGCTCCGATGACATCATGGCGGAAATGTGGTCGCTGAAATCAGGTGGCCAGGCCCTATTCACGATTCCCAAAAGCGAGTGCTTACGTACTTGGGTACTCAATCACGCAGTTCATCATCGGGGCATTTTGTCGGTATACTTGCGAATGTGCGGCGTCGAACTCACACCGGTTTACGACGGTTGA
- the purB gene encoding adenylosuccinate lyase, giving the protein MPDSLPNVLASRYASDAMVAIWSPESKVIQERRLWIAVMEAQSDLGVPIPDGVIEAYRNVIEQVNLQSIDDRERVTRHDVKARIEEFNDLAGHEHIHKGMTSRDLTENVEQLQIRLALLLVRDRIVTSLAMLADRASQFAELAIAGRSHNVPAQVTTVGKRFANTAEEMLTAYQRVEELIARYPLRGIKGPVGTQQDMLDLFQNDANKLDQLDGRIAERLGFTSVLDSVGQVYARSLDFDVVSALTQVSSAPANFARTLRLMAGAELATEGFRPGQVGSSAMPHKMNARSAERIDGFCVLLRGYLSMVGGLIGDQWNEGDVSCSVVRRVAVPDAFLAIDGQMETFLTVLSDYGVYPAVIDRELRRYLPFLATTKILVAAVKAGVGRESAHEAIKEHAVAAALAMRETGRDDNDLLQRLAADDRLPLTGEQLQAAIGAPVEFIGNAVAQINKVNARIALLVEKNPESAAYRPGDIL; this is encoded by the coding sequence GTGCCCGATTCCCTCCCCAACGTTCTTGCATCCCGCTACGCCAGCGATGCGATGGTAGCAATTTGGTCGCCTGAATCCAAAGTTATCCAAGAGCGGCGGCTGTGGATTGCAGTGATGGAAGCGCAGTCCGACCTCGGTGTGCCAATTCCCGACGGTGTTATTGAGGCGTACCGCAATGTGATCGAGCAGGTCAATTTGCAGTCGATTGATGATCGCGAACGCGTCACCCGCCATGACGTCAAAGCGCGGATCGAGGAGTTCAACGACTTGGCCGGCCACGAGCACATTCACAAGGGGATGACGAGCCGCGATCTGACAGAGAATGTCGAGCAGCTTCAAATACGCTTGGCACTGCTGCTCGTTCGCGACCGCATTGTCACTTCACTGGCCATGTTGGCTGATCGGGCGTCGCAGTTCGCCGAGCTGGCCATCGCGGGACGCAGTCACAACGTCCCTGCTCAGGTGACGACAGTGGGCAAGCGATTTGCGAACACTGCGGAGGAGATGCTGACGGCTTACCAGCGCGTCGAGGAATTGATTGCCCGCTATCCACTGCGGGGTATCAAGGGACCGGTGGGCACCCAGCAGGATATGCTCGATCTATTCCAGAACGACGCCAACAAACTCGACCAGCTCGATGGGCGCATCGCAGAGCGGCTGGGGTTCACGTCCGTGCTCGACAGCGTCGGTCAAGTCTACGCGCGCTCACTCGATTTCGATGTCGTCTCTGCCCTGACGCAGGTCTCCTCGGCACCGGCGAATTTTGCTCGCACGCTTCGATTGATGGCAGGCGCCGAGCTGGCGACGGAAGGCTTTCGGCCCGGGCAAGTTGGCTCGTCAGCCATGCCTCATAAGATGAATGCTCGATCGGCCGAACGCATTGATGGATTCTGTGTTCTGCTGCGAGGTTACCTGTCGATGGTCGGCGGTTTGATCGGCGATCAGTGGAACGAGGGTGACGTCAGTTGCAGTGTCGTGCGGCGAGTGGCTGTTCCCGATGCGTTCTTGGCAATTGATGGGCAAATGGAAACGTTTTTGACTGTGCTGAGCGACTATGGCGTTTACCCGGCAGTGATCGATCGTGAACTCCGCCGCTACCTTCCGTTCTTGGCAACCACGAAAATTTTGGTCGCCGCAGTGAAGGCTGGCGTTGGTCGCGAGAGCGCTCACGAGGCGATCAAGGAACACGCTGTGGCAGCTGCCTTGGCAATGCGAGAAACCGGTCGTGACGATAATGATTTGCTGCAGCGTCTCGCTGCAGATGATCGTCTCCCATTGACCGGTGAACAGTTGCAGGCTGCGATAGGCGCACCGGTGGAGTTCATTGGCAACGCGGTCGCACAAATCAACAAAGTAAACGCACGAATCGCGTTGCTCGTTGAAAAGAATCCGGAATCTGCCGCCTATCGCCCTGGAGATATTCTGTAA